The Acutalibacter muris genomic sequence TCCTCATAGCCCCTCTTTACAAACTCCGTCCCCTCTATCCTGGTGCTCCCCCGGGCGCAGAGCCCCGCCACTATCAGCGCGGCCCCGCCCCGAAGGTCCGCGGCCTCTACCGCCGCCCCCGAGAGCTCCGGGACCCCCTCGACCACGGCCACCTTCCCCTCTACCTTTATCCGGGCCCCCATCCTTGTGAGCCCCTCTGTGTGCCTGTAACGGTTCTCAAATATGTTCTCCACAAATACGCTGGTCCCCTCGCCCACCGCCGCCATGCTCATCACCACCGGCTGTGCGTCCGTGGGAAAGCCTGGATAGGGCATGGTGCGGATGTGCCGCACGGCCGAGAGCTGCCTTGGGGCCGAAATATTAAGGCTGCCCCCCAGCTGGCGGACCTGGCAGCCGCTCTCCTCAAAGGGGGAGAGCATCGGTAGAATATGGGTATTGTCCACGTCCCGCAAGGTCACGTTGCCCCCGGTCACCGCCGCGGCTGCCATATAGGTGACGGCGGCTATCCTGTCGGGCATCACCCTGTGCTCGCAGCCGTAGAGCTCCTCTACCCCGTCGATGATTATGCAGCTCTCCCCCGCCCCGTATATCCGCCCGCCGCAGCGGTTCAGATATTCCGAGAGGTCGCAGATCTCCGGCTCCCTGGCGGCGTTGGCGATGATGGTGGTGCCCTTGCCGCAGACAGCGGCTAAAATAAGGTTCTCCGTGGCCCCCACGCTCGGGAAGGAGAGGGACACATAGGCGCCGTTTATCCCCCCGGGACAGCTGCACTCCAGCCACCCGCCGCACTCCTTTACCTGGACCCCCAGCCGCCTTAAAGAGGAGATATGCAGGTCGATGGGCCTGGGCCCCAGCTCGCAGCCCCCCGGCGGGCAAAGCCGGGCCTCCTTGCAGCGGCTGAGTATGGCCCCCAGGAACACGATGGACGAGCGCATACGGCGCATAAGCTCCTCGGGTATCTCGTGGCAGGTGATGCTGCTGTCCACAATAAGGTCGTGGCCCTCGCGCCTGCACACGCAGCCCAGGTGCCTCAGTATCTCTATGGCCGTGTCCACGTCCGAAAGGTCCGGGCAGTTGTGCAGCACCGTCTGGCCCTTACAGAGCAGGGCCCCGGCCAGAAGGGGCAGGGTGCTGTTCTTGGCCCCCTGGACTGAAAGCTCCCCCGAAAGCCTTGCGGGTCCGTCAATTATCATCATAGGTAACACCTCGATTATGTTAGCTATGATATATTATGACCCTTATCCGTTTTTGTGATTGACGTACATCCGCGCCGGTCCGTCGTCCCCTTGGACCATACAGTAAAACTCCCAGCCGTACCGCTCATAGAGCCCGGTATGGTCCGTCACAAGGTACAGTGTGTCAATGCCCATAGCGCCCATGTCCTCACAGACCGTCTTTAAGAGCGCTCCCGCTATCCCCCGGCCCCTATAGGGCTCGTCCGTATACACGGCGCAGACGTTGGGGGCAAGGTCCGGACGCCTCCGCAGGAGCACGATCTCATAGTCCATTTCTATTTTCCTTTCGACCCATAGGCCTCTTTTATTACCTTGTAAATGCGGTTATTAGCGTCCAAAATGTCCATTTTCTGTGCGTTTTCCCCCAGACTCTTCAGGCGCTCCGGGTCGGAGAGTATCTTCTCCACCTTTTTCCACAGGGCTTCGCCGGTCAAATCTTTTTCCTCAATTATCTCCCCCGCGCCCCGCTTCACCAGGGCCATGGCGTTATGGAACTGGTGGTTCTCCGCCACGTTAGGAGAGGGGATAAGTATCGATGCCTTGCCCTTGGCCTCTATCTCAGAAAGGGTCATGGCCCCCGCCCGGCTTATGACCAGGTCCGCCGCCGCAAGACAGGTGGGCATATTGTGGATATAGTCCAGCACCCTTATCTGGGGGTTCTTCGGCAGATCCAAGCCGTACTCGGAGAGCTCCTCTAAAAACATGGGGTCGTTTTGGCCGTAGCCGTGGATATGCTGGTATTTCCCGCTCTTGGCGCTTTCAGCCAGCATATACGCCGCCGCCCGGTTCAGCATTGCCGCCCCAAGGCTGCCCCCAAAGGACAGCACCAGGGGCCGGGAGTCCAGGCCCAGCTCCTTTCGGGCCT encodes the following:
- the murG gene encoding undecaprenyldiphospho-muramoylpentapeptide beta-N-acetylglucosaminyltransferase, with the protein product MRVLFTGGGTAGHINPALAVAGYLREQEPDTKILYVGNRGGMEERLVPRAGYEMAFITISGFQRRLSFKNLMKNLRTVERIFTATAETKRIIKDFAPDVCVGTGGYVSGPVIREAAKLGVPSVIHESNAYPGVTTKLLSKQVHTVLLAVPDAKKYFDESVRTVITGNPVRGEVLRMDREQARKELGLDSRPLVLSFGGSLGAAMLNRAAAYMLAESAKSGKYQHIHGYGQNDPMFLEELSEYGLDLPKNPQIRVLDYIHNMPTCLAAADLVISRAGAMTLSEIEAKGKASILIPSPNVAENHQFHNAMALVKRGAGEIIEEKDLTGEALWKKVEKILSDPERLKSLGENAQKMDILDANNRIYKVIKEAYGSKGK
- a CDS encoding GNAT family N-acetyltransferase, whose translation is MDYEIVLLRRRPDLAPNVCAVYTDEPYRGRGIAGALLKTVCEDMGAMGIDTLYLVTDHTGLYERYGWEFYCMVQGDDGPARMYVNHKNG
- the murA gene encoding UDP-N-acetylglucosamine 1-carboxyvinyltransferase, with product MMIIDGPARLSGELSVQGAKNSTLPLLAGALLCKGQTVLHNCPDLSDVDTAIEILRHLGCVCRREGHDLIVDSSITCHEIPEELMRRMRSSIVFLGAILSRCKEARLCPPGGCELGPRPIDLHISSLRRLGVQVKECGGWLECSCPGGINGAYVSLSFPSVGATENLILAAVCGKGTTIIANAAREPEICDLSEYLNRCGGRIYGAGESCIIIDGVEELYGCEHRVMPDRIAAVTYMAAAAVTGGNVTLRDVDNTHILPMLSPFEESGCQVRQLGGSLNISAPRQLSAVRHIRTMPYPGFPTDAQPVVMSMAAVGEGTSVFVENIFENRYRHTEGLTRMGARIKVEGKVAVVEGVPELSGAAVEAADLRGGAALIVAGLCARGSTRIEGTEFVKRGYEDIGEKLALLGARVKVFESC